A window of the Trichoderma asperellum chromosome 4, complete sequence genome harbors these coding sequences:
- a CDS encoding uncharacterized protein (EggNog:ENOG41~TransMembrane:2 (n5-13c18/19o34-53i252-270o)) — MALKLLTTVALVGGAGWTYITREAWSRGPFIKAATGIWLAELFLYAIYELFLYPKFFSPLRHVPTAPGGHWLLGHGKQVMAAKPGAPLREWVTTVPNEGLIRYYWLFNRERLIVTSPKALGEVLVTNNYAFRKPENVRSLLGRLLGYGLLLAEGDEHRHQRRNLMPAFAFRHIKELYPLFWDKARESVQAMMKECGQEGQTEMEVSEWASRVTLDIIGVAGLGKDFNSIQDENSDLVQTYGYLFKPRPPAKFLIVLATLVPSWLIYRLPLKRNRLVNEAARKIRAMCRDVIREKKEKMIANKERTDVDILSVAIESGQFSDDNLVDQLMTFLAAGHETTSTALTWAIYFLCCFPEIQTRLRDEIRERLPSTDNAGAKLTSQDIDRMPYLHAVCSEVLRFFSPVPVTIREASYDTTIQNVPVREGTRIVLAPSAVNVDPKLWGADALEFNPERWISKNKDSEESNKRAASGGADSNYSFMTFLHGPRSCIGLTFATGEFACLLAAWIGRFEFELVNKDELDMDKMDIKGNVTARPAKGLHVKARAVPGY, encoded by the exons ATGGCGCTCAAGCTATTGACGACTGTGGCCCTTGTTGGTGGCGCTGGATGGACTTATATAACGCGAGAAGCGTGGTCCCGAGGGCCATTCATTAAGGCTGCCACAGGGATATGGCTCGCGGAGCTGTTTCTATACGCCATCTACGAGCTATTTCTATATCCAAAGTTCTTTTCGCCATTGAGACATGTGCCTACGGCCCCGGGAGGGCATTGGCTGTTGGGGCATGGCAAGCAAGTCATGGCTGCGAAGCCTGGCGCGCCGTTGAGAGAATG GGTGACGACTGTTCCCAACGAAGGCCTTATACGGTACTACTGGCTCTTCAATCGAGAGCGTCTGATCGTCACCTCGCCTAAAGCCTTGGGAGAGGTGCTTGTCACAAACAACTACGCTTTCAGAAAGCCCGAGAACGTGAGGTCATTGCTCGGCCGCCTCCTGGGCTATGGATTGCTTCTCGCAGAAGGAGATGAGCACAGGCACCAGCGGCGCAATTTGATGCCCGCCTTTGCGTTCCGCCATATCAAGGAGCTATATCCTCTCTTTTGGGACAAGGCGCGTGAGTCTGTTCAGGCCATGATGAAAGAATGTGGCCAGGAGGGCCAGACGGAAATGGAGGTCAGCGAATGGGCGTCGAGGGTGACTCTCGACATCATTGGTGTTGCCGGCCTGGGCAAGGACTTTAACTCAATCCAGGACGAGAACAGTGACCTTGTTCAGACGTACGGGTACCTGTTCAAGCCGAGACCGCCGGCGAAGTTCTTGATCGTCTTGGCAACCCTGGTGCCATCCTGGCTGATCTATCGGCTTCCGTTGAAGCGCAACCGACTGGTCAACGAAGCTGCCAGGAAAATCAGAGCCATGTGCCGGGATGTCAtccgagagaagaaggagaagatgatTGCAAACAAGGAGCGCACAGACGTGGATATTCTCTCCGTGGCGATAGAGAGCGGGCAGTTCTCGGACGACAACCTGGTCGACCAGCTCATGACGTTTTTGGCAGCCGGCCACGAGACGACATCTACAGCGCTGACCTGGGCCATCTACttcctctgctgcttccCCGAGATACAGACCCGGCTACGCGACGAGATTCGCGAGAGGCTGCCCTCCACGGACAACGCCGGCGCCAAGCTCACGAGCCAGGACATTGATCGCATGCCGTACCTCCACGCAGTGTGCAGCGAGGTGCTGCGATTCTTCAGCCCCGTCCCGGTTACCATCCGCGAGGCTTCGTACGACACCACGATTCAAAACGTGCCCGTCCGAGAGGGCACCCGCATCGTCCTGGCCCCTTCCGCCGTCAACGTGGATCCGAAGCTCTGGGGAGCGGACGCCCTAGAGTTCAATCCGGAGCGGTGGATTTCCAAGAACAAGGATTCCGAGGAGAGCAACAAGCGGGCGGCGAGCGGCGGCGCGGACAGCAACTACTCCTTTATGACGTTCCTCCACGGGCCGCGGAGCTGCATCGGCCTGACCTTTGCGACGGGGGAGTTTGCGTGTCTGTTGGCGGCGTGGATTGGGCGGTTCGAGTTTGAGCTGGTAAATAAGGACGAGCTGGATATGGATAAGATGGATATCAAGGGGAATGTGACGGCGAGGCCGGCGAAGGGTCTGCATGTGAAGGCGAGGGCGGTGCCGGGATACTGA
- a CDS encoding uncharacterized protein (EggNog:ENOG41), with protein sequence MPNPQPMASIPQPRRFGYAGSPVSSRVSRAPISSSPSHATLAIYQELAGLAGPSPHRRSVHSRARRSSLNTRLTASDLSRDTDEGGGHNSNDHRPEPINNRMGQEPAAAVENIPARPIQIARSAEKNSPTRIALRFLQSVKIEDLAEKDRTCVICYNDFGVETPEGIKESPLRLPKCKHVFGDKCIKRWFEESDSCPYCRDKLPTHFHPGFEASRTNAFLTIMRARAQLPPGSSEEFYLRLMSSTMREEEEVGETPDVILLESPLYRSGDSDSSTADGEGTTSASSSTSASSSASTSPVRIPPRDLSRSTQWSSRAAQQRGAQERGYRRQRVSRNNLSPLQALQSDGQTQSSATIPGANTREDESSQSPTDAGHQVAEASIAPAITAQNRNRPW encoded by the exons ATGCCAAATCCTCAACCGATGGCTTCTATCCCACAACCTCGCCGGTTTGGGTATGCTGGTTCGCCTGTGTCTTCTCGTGTATCACGAGCGCCAATTTCCTCCTCGCCTTCGC ATGCAACACTGGCTATCTACCAAGAGCTGGCGGGGCTGGCGGGGCCGTCACCACATCGAAGATCGGTTCATTCTAGAGCAAGGCGGTCGTCGTTGAATACGCGTCTAACGGCATCAGACTTGAGTAGGGATACCGATGAAGGGGGCGGCCATAACAGCAATGATCACCGGCCAGAACCGATAAATAATCGAATGGGCCAGGAACCTGCGGCCGCTGTTGAGAACATTCCTGCTCGTCCGATACAGATAGCTCGCAGCGCAGAGAAGAATTCGCCTACAAGGATTGCTCTGCGGTTCTTGCAAAGCGTCAAAATCGAAGACCTGGCTGAGAAAGATAGGA CTTGCGTCATATGCTACAACGACTTCGGCGTAGAAACCCCCGAGGGTATCAAGGAGTCGCCTCTACGACTACCAAAGTGCAAACATGTCTTTGGGGACAAGTGCATTAAAAGATGGTTTGAGGAGTCTGACAGCTGTCCCTATTGTCGCGACAAACTTCCAACACACTTTCACCCCGGATTCGAAGCCAGTAGAACCAATGCCTTTTTGACTATAATGAGAGCCCGAGCTCAGCTTCCTCCAGG ATCGTCAGAAGAGTTTTACTTGAGACTCATGAGTTCTACTATgcgtgaggaagaggaagttgGTGAAACTCCAGATGTTATTCTACTCGAATCGCCGTTGTACCGCAGTGGTGACTCGGATTCCTCTACTGCCGATGGTGAGGGCACAACATCAGCCTCATCGAGTACATCAGCCTCCTCGAGTGCATCAACCTCACCAGTTCGAATCCCTCCGCGAGATCTGTCGAGATCCACCCAGTGGTCATCTCGTGCAGCTCAACAGCGAGGTGCTCAAGAAAGAGGATATCGAAGACAGAGAGTTTCCCGAAATAATCTGTCACCTCTCCAAGCTCTGCAGTCTGATGGCCAGACTCAATCGAGCGCAACGATCCCAGGCGCAAACACTAGAGAGGATGAAAGCAGCCAGAGCCCGACAGATGCCGGACATCAGGTAGCCGAAGCATCAATAGCACCAGCAATCACAGCGCAAAATAGAAATCGACCTTGGTGA
- a CDS encoding uncharacterized protein (TransMembrane:1 (n4-15c20/21o36-55i)~SECRETED:SignalP(1-20)) has protein sequence MHMALSHRLAFLLLVPKPVAKPNRISPPLSHSKRCSMTAAACLSPFLCIYFFLSLSPYIQRPRLFVGATCSRYLLFGDKKEEEEEEENMYFVYHRMLVAFNFE, from the coding sequence ATGCACATGGCCTTGTCACATCGCTTGgcttttttgcttctggTACCAAAACCCGTAGCGAAACCCAACCGCATTTCGCCACCTCTATCACACAGCAAACGTTGCAGCATgactgcagcagcttgcctTAGCCCTTTTCTCtgtatttatttctttctctctctctctccctatATCCAGCGGCCAAGACTCTTTGTTGGCGCGACTTGTTCGCGTTATCTCCTCTTCGGGgataaaaaggaagaagaagaggaagaagagaatatgTATTTCGTATATCATCGTATGCTTGTCGCTTTCAATTTCGAGTGA
- a CDS encoding uncharacterized protein (BUSCO:EOG092D0DLV~TransMembrane:1 (o850-869i)) produces the protein MATTTAARVRTRKENIFRSVFPPDSSQPASLASAVGVAGEPIPSSYGPAPASTSSSSSSSSSLRPKRHAASHSSGSAHGSAAVTGRRTRGNHSTQQVSATSVATDAPGVSDQLRWDHAWHVVTSRIQLPTSVAVEDSFGAPAPESQDLDVTFYDSVSLVLDPTATVPQATHVEDILLWHSRQARQHFLHQVLPLLAACTSSHQGGHSQVLRSIIGTLEAAHRQYLFGLTLIIRGFRDDTSASEAAMAKFKRDMHAIVGNSWTPELITVLRSVLHHNLRIILGSGSRGSGLGPGWSRGANVPKARGELFALLESLQNVGLGGDKFQVLFAEIMDACMQDFIRDSYSKVWKVSDGRRNARAITGPLCLNHLREWVENHYSRLAVEVLGRLGSQVAWNDVERWRDVAIGRLATLRMHELFDIVLHWPDSKGGLDDLAASVTTPQRRLHLTDAFSASLQARLLHPGRSTLDILQTYISMIRTFHALDHSKVLLDRVVPALKLCLWNRDDAIRIVVTGLLANPNSANPDENKGKLVELAIILNETSQQHQGRPDDEDLDWNDMTWVPDPVDAGVNYKRPKNEDIIGTLISALGLQDVFIKEFQAIVAERLLSKQASFQQEIKVLGLLKKRFGEAALQNCDVMIRDIVDSKRVDTVLRRNLKNDGELEANSLSYHSKILSRLFWPSLPKDPFTVPVPVVEVQKKYEKGFEQLKSSRKLNWLDHLGSATVKLDFDDRFIELDCKTHEAAVIYEFHNDDDSSGAAGPVQRTFNELWEKLMIDEDLLESALKFWVAQRVLHDVGNKTYVVLESPAESEQKDDDLMEDEDGLDVEMYINEQPSPKKSKGMDTKEREQRIIYWQFIVGMLTNSSPAMPLGQIAMMMKMLIADGCPWSNEELQEFLGKKIAEGELELVGGKYRLPKKV, from the coding sequence ATGGCCACTACCACGGCCGCTAGAGTCCGCACTCGGAAAGAGAACATCTTTCGCTCTGTCTTCCCACCTGATTCCTCGCAGCCGGCTTCTCTGGCTTCAGCCGTTGGTGTAGCCGGTGAGCCAATCCCGAGCTCGTACGggccagcgccagcatcgacgtcgtcatcgtcatcgtcatcatcatcgttgcGTCCAAAAAGGCACGCTGCCAGCCATAGCTCAGGCAGTGCTCACGGCTCTGCAGCCGTCACTGGTCGACGAACGCGTGGCAACCATTCTACGCAACAGGTTTCCGCTACTTCTGTTGCTACTGATGCTCCTGGCGTGAGCGACCAGTTACGGTGGGACCATGCCTGGCATGTAGTCACCTCACGCATTCAACTGCCTACCTCTGTGGCCGTCGAGGATTCCTTCGGTGCCCCTGCCCCTGAATCGCAGGATCTCGATGTCACTTTCTACGATTCCGTATCCCTCGTCTTGGATCCTACTGCTACTGTGCCACAAGCTACTCATGTTGAGGACATCTTGTTATGGCATTCTCGACAAGCCCGTCAGCACTTCCTCCATCAGGTGCTCCCTCTGCTTGCCGCATGTACCTCGAGCCATCAGGGGGGCCATTCTCAGGTTCTCCGCAGCATCATAGGCACCCTTGAGGCCGCGCATAGGCAGTATCTTTTCGGCCTGACGCTCATCATTAGGGGTTTCCGCGATGACACTTCTGCTTCAgaggcagccatggccaagttCAAGAGAGACATGCACGCGATTGTTGGCAACTCATGGACTCCCGAGCTAATCACTGTGCTTCGTAGTGTTCTCCATCATAATTTGCGCATAATACTTGGCTCTGGAAGTCGCGGCAGCGGCCTTGGGCCGGGATGGAGCCGGGGAGCCAATGTTCCCAAGGCACGTGGTGAACTTTTCGCCCTCCTTGAATCCTTGCAAAACGTTGGATTGGGCGGTGACAAGTTTCAAGTTCTCTTTGCTGAAATAATGGATGCCTGCATGCAAGACTTCATCAGGGATTCCTATAGCAAGGTTTGGAAGGTGTCTGATGGTCGGCGTAATGCCCGGGCAATAACCGGCCCCCTTTGCCTGAATCATCTGCGCGAATGGGTTGAAAATCACTATAGTCGACTGGCGGTGGAAGTCCTTGGCCGTCTTGGTAGCCAAGTGGCCTGGAACGATGTAGAGCGGTGGAGAGACGTAGCCATCGGACGGCTCGCCACACTGCGGATGCATGAGCTCTTTGACATTGTCCTACACTGGCCGGATAGTAAAGGTGGTCTCGATGACTTGGCAGCCTCGGTGACTACGCCCCAACGCCGTCTTCATCTCACTGATGCTTTTTCGGCCTCTCTCCAGGCAAGACTATTACACCCCGGCCGCTCCACACTCGATATTTTGCAAACCTACATCTCCATGATCCGGACATTCCATGCTCTAGATCACTCCAAAGTCCTGCTTGATAGAGTTGTGCCTGCGCTGAAACTATGCTTGTGGAATAGAGACGATGCCATTCGCATTGTTGTCACTGGATTGCTAGCTAATCCAAATAGTGCAAATCCTGATGAGAACAAGGGGAAGCTGGTGGAGCTTGCCATCATTCTCAATGAAACGTCACAACAGCACCAAGGCCGCCCTGACGACGAAGATCTTGACTGGAATGACATGACTTGGGTCCCGGACCCCGTGGATGCAGGCGTCAACTACAAGCGGCCCAAGAACGAGGACATAATAGGCACGTTGATAAGCGCTCTCGGCTTACAGGATGTCTTCATCAAAGAGTTCCAGGCCATTGTTGCGGAGCGGCTGCTCTCCAAGCAGGCTAGCTTTCAACAAGAGATCAAGGTCCTCGGCCTGCTAAAGAAGCGGTTTGGAGAGGCAGCTCTGCAGAACTGCGATGTGATGATACGTGACATTGTGGATTCCAAGCGCGTCGATACAGTCCTTCGGCGAAACTTGAAGAACGATGGTGAATTAGAGGCAAACTCACTCTCATACCATTCAAAGATTTTATCTCGTCTCTTTTGGCCTAGTTTGCCCAAAGATCCGTTTACCGTTCCCGTACCGGTCGTGGAAGTCCAAAAGAAGTACGAAAAGGGCTTTGAGCAACTCAAGTCTTCGCGAAAGCTTAATTGGTTGGACCACTTGGGGTCTGCAACGGTTAAGCTAGACTTTGATGATAGATTCATCGAGTTGGACTGCAAGACACACGAGGCGGCCGTCATTTACGAGTTTCATAACGATGACGACAGTTCCGGCGCGGCCGGCCCGGTCCAGCGGACCTTTAATGAACTATGGGAGAAGCTCATGATTGATGAAGATCTTCTGGAGAGCGCTCTCAAGTTCTGGGTGGCCCAGCGAGTCCTACACGATGTCGGAAACAAGACGTACGTGGTGCTAGAGTCGCCTGCTGAGAGCGAGCAGAAAGATGATGACCTGatggaggatgaagatggtctGGACGTCGAGATGTATATCAACGAACAACCATCACCAAAGAAATCGAAGGGCATGGATACAAAGGAGAGGGAGCAGAGGATCATCTACTGGCAATTCATCGTCGGCATGTTGACCAACTCGAGCCCAGCAATGCCCCTTGGACAGatcgccatgatgatgaaaatgctCATTGCCGATGGCTGCCCATGGAGTAACGAAGAACTACAAGAGTTTCTCGGCAAGAAGATTGCAGAGGGCGAACTGGAGCTTGTGGGAGGAAAATATCGACTGCCAAAAAAAGTCtga